From a single Mus caroli chromosome X, CAROLI_EIJ_v1.1, whole genome shotgun sequence genomic region:
- the Magee1 gene encoding melanoma-associated antigen E1, which produces MSLVSQNSRRRRGGRANARRNNGKGHPAAVPGPDVPRDRNDPKILQGLRASEGPGTSMLPTPREGPSASVPPTASEGSIISVGPNTSEMPTSRKGRGASRPPAVSAGLNTAMSITASEGPSSPVPPTAPKGSKAYEHLAVSEGLAISEQRHSDGGPNMEPILAEGPGISVPPTFSEESGISVPLPSDEGLSIFMSPNISEGPGIHEPYSVSEDPSTSVPPTDSNGLGINLPPTFGEGLSISMLFSALEEPDIFAPPPSAEGLFTSMSPPSGEIQSSWVSPIIMEGCNVNVPPTSKKGLRTSVPSAACESPSTSAEGLSSSLSSISAEGFCSSLAPCAAEGSCELLPCGEGRSTSELHCLGEGSSTSQMSLAAEGPSASGMPTEANNPEEALSCCASERRNKSTSRALQKAKDPSVRPKREDRFLDFQVLRDSKNSNSITIMGLGTSRVALTLKPQDPMEQNVAELLQFLLLKDQTKYPIKESDMREFIDKDYRHQFPEILRRAAVHLECIFRFELKELDTEEHIYILLNKLGPVPFEGLEDVPNGPKMGLLMMILGHILLNGNQAREADIWEMLWRFGVQRERRLSVFGNVKRLLSVEFVWQRYLDYRPLTDCVPVEYEFYWGPRSRAETTKMKILKFMAKIYNKDPMDWPALYNEALEEDADRVVVNNFRVARPFRRPLFAEVAPELDASGSKYSPHSWPESRLESKSRKLVQLFLLMDSTKLPIPKKGILYYIGRECAKVFPDLLNRAARTLNHVYGTELVVLDPRNHSYTLYNRREMEDTEEIMDSPNRPGNNFLMQVLSFIFIMGNHARESAVWAFLRGLGVQNGRKHVITCRYLSQRYLDSLRVPDSDPVQYDFVWGPRARLETSKMKALRYVARIHRKEPEDWPEQYREAMEDEANRAEAGRRPLIVRNLR; this is translated from the coding sequence ATGTCGCTGGTAAGCCAGAATTCGCGCCGCCGCCGCGGTGGAAGGGCCAATGCGCGCAGAAACAACGGGAAGGGTCACCCTGCTGCTGTGCCAGGCCCAGACGTCCCTCGGGATCGCAACGATCCTAAGATCCTCCAGGGCCTCCGCGCCTCTGAGGGCCCTGGCACCTCCATGCTGCCCACCCCCCGGGAGGGCCCAAGCGCCTCTGTGCCGCCCACCGCCTCAGAGGGCTCAATCATTTCCGTGGGGCCGAACACCTCCGAGATGCCCACCTCCAGGAAGGGTCGGGGCGCCTCCCGGCCTCCTGCAGTTTCCGCAGGGCTGAACACCGCTATGTCAATCACCGCCTCCGAGGGCCCGAGTAGCCCTGTGCCGCCCACTGCTCCTAAGGGCTCAAAGGCCTATGAGCATCTCGCTGTCTCAGAAGGGCTGGCCATCTCCGAGCAGCGTCACTCTGATGGGGGCCCTAACATGGAGCCCATCCTGGCTGAGGGCCCGGGAATCTCGGTGCCGCCCACCTTCTCTGAGGAATCCGGCATTTCCGTGCCGCTACCCTCTGATGAGGGCTTGAGCATCTTTATGTCGCCCAACATCTCAGAGGGACCGGGTATCCACGAGCCCTACTCCGTTAGTGAGGACCCAAGCACTTCGGTGCCGCCCACTGACTCTAATGGACTGGGCATCAACCTGCCGCCCACCTTCGGTGAGGGCCTGAGCATCTCTATGCTGTTCTCCGCTTTGGAGGAACCCGACATCTTTGCGCCGCCCCCCTCAGCTGAGGGACTGTTCACCTCCATGTCGCCCCCCTCCGGTGAGATCCAGAGCTCCTGGGTGTCGCCCATCATAATGGAGGGATGTAACGTCAACGTGCCGCCCACCTCCAAAAAGGGACTGCGCACCTCGGTGCCATCAGCAGCTTGCGAGAGCCCGAGCACCTCAGCCGAGGGCCTGAGCTCGTCCCTGTCATCCATTTCTGCTGAGGGCTTCTGCAGCTCGCTGGCGCCATGCGCTGCGGAGGGATCCTGCGAGCTGCTTCCCTGCGGGGAGGGCCGGAGCACCTCGGAGCTGCACTGCCTGGGGGAGGGGTCGAGCACCTCGCAGATGTCCCTAGCTGCCGAGGGCCCTAGCGCTTCTGGGATGCCCACTGAAGCTAATAACCCCGAGGAAGCACTGAGCTGCTGTGCTTCTGAGCGCAGGAACAAGAGCACCTCCCGTGCTCTGCAAAAGGCCAAGGATCCATCTGTACGCCCAAAGCGTGAAGACCGCTTCCTGGATTTCCAGGTCCTGAGAGACAGTAAGAATTCCAACTCCATCACCATTATGGGCCTGGGCACCTCCCGCGTTGCTCTTACCCTGAAGCCTCAGGATCCCATGGAGCAAAACGTAGCAGAATTGTTGCAGTTTCTGCTGCTGAAGGATCAGACCAAGTACCCTATCAAGGAATCTGATATGAGGGAATTCATTGACAAAGACTATCGCCACCAGTTCCCGGAGATCCTCAGACGAGCAGCAGTCCACCTGGAGTGCATTTTTCGGTTTGAACTGAAGGAGCTCGACACTGAGGAGCACATCTACATCCTGCTCAACAAACTGGGACCAGTGCCCTTTGAAGGGTTAGAAGACGTCCCAAATGGGCCAAAGATGGGCCTCTTGATGATGATTCTGGGACACATACTACTAAATGGCAACCAAGCTAGAGAAGCTGATATCTGGGAGATGCTCTGGAGATTCGGAGTGCAGCGTGAAAGAAGGCTTTCTGTTTTTGGGAACGTGAAGAGACTTCTGTCTGTAGAGTTTGTGTGGCAGCGTTACTTGGACTATAGGCCGCTAACTGACTGTGTACCAGTCGAGTATGAGTTTTACTGGGGCCCACGATCCCGCGCAGAAACCACCAAGATGAAAATTCTGAAGTTCATGGCTAAGATCTATAACAAAGATCCTATGGACTGGCCAGCACTGTACAACGAAGCTCTGGAAGAAGACGCTGACAGAGTTGTTGTTAATAACTTTAGAGTTGCTCGTCCATTTAGGAGGCCCCTTTTTGCAGAAGTTGCTCCAGAGCTAGATGCTTCTGGCTCAAAATATTCTCCCCATTCTTGGCCTGAGTCAAGATTAGAGAGCAAGTCAAGGAAATTGGTCCAGTTATTTCTGCTGATGGATTCAACTAAGCTGCCTATACCAAAGAAGGGAATCCTGTATTACATTGGTCGAGAGTGCGCCAAAGTGTTCCCTGATCTCCTGAATCGTGCTGCTCGCACCCTAAACCACGTGTATGGCACAGAGCTAGTGGTCCTTGATCCCAGGAACCACTCCTACACCCTGTACAACCGAAGAGAAATGGAAGATACAGAAGAGATCATGGACAGTCCAAACAGGCCCGGCAACAATTTCTTAATGCAGGTTCTGAGCTTCATCTTTATCATGGGCAACCATGCGAGGGAGTCTGCAGTCTGGGCCTTTCTAAGAGGCTTGGGAGTTCAAAATGGCAGAAAGCACGTGATTACCTGTCGGTATTTGAGTCAGCGCTACCTAGACAGTTTGCGGGTTCCTGACAGTGATCCGGTGCAATATGATTTTGTATGGGGCCCTAGAGCCCGCCTGGAAACCTCCAAGATGAAAGCCCTGCGATATGTGGCCCGAATCCACagaaaggagccagaagactgGCCGGAGCAGTACAGAGAGGCAATGGAAGATGAGGCCAACAGAGCTGAAGCTGGGCGTCGGCCATTGATCGTTCGCAACTTGCGATAG